The Exiguobacterium aurantiacum DSM 6208 genome includes a window with the following:
- a CDS encoding PNPOx family protein has protein sequence MASKAMFELSDAQQNALNDMPLSILVAFDEAKRWPTTHAISWVQAPTRQTIRFALTKNSHLITLLRQEKTASLVFIEDGSAYNATLSPVAEFEPGVVPALHLRFFEGRVEEVRNISFYGATFGQPEIVKTYDAEAAEKLDREVKASLNS, from the coding sequence ATGGCAAGTAAAGCGATGTTTGAGTTGTCTGACGCGCAACAGAATGCCTTGAACGATATGCCGTTATCGATTTTAGTCGCGTTCGACGAAGCGAAGCGATGGCCGACGACACATGCCATCAGTTGGGTGCAGGCCCCGACGCGACAGACGATTCGGTTCGCCCTGACGAAGAATTCACATTTGATTACGCTATTGCGACAAGAAAAAACAGCGAGTCTCGTCTTTATCGAAGACGGCTCGGCGTACAATGCGACGTTATCTCCGGTCGCCGAATTTGAACCCGGTGTCGTGCCGGCGCTACACCTTCGCTTTTTTGAAGGCCGTGTCGAAGAAGTCCGAAACATCTCATTCTACGGTGCGACGTTCGGACAACCCGAAATCGTCAAGACGTACGATGCAGAAGCAGCAGAAAAGTTGGACCGTGAAGTCAAGGCAAGCTTGAACTCTTGA
- a CDS encoding pyruvate carboxylase: MGGFSLKPITKLLVANRGEIAIRVFRAASELGMRTVAVYSQEDSGSLHRFKADEAYLIGLDKKPIDAYLDIEDVIRIAKQSGADAIHPGYGFLSENIDLARRCREEGIIFVGPNESHLHAFGDKVRARQSAIAAGLPVIPGSNGPLTSYEDALAFANEHGFPLMVKASMGGGGRGMRVIRSEAEMKDLIERAKSEAKQAFGSDEVYIEKLVERPKHIEVQILGDDHGNIIHLFERDCSVQRRHQKVVEVAPCVTLSEQSRQAICDAAVQLMRHVGYINAGTVEFLVTEDESFYFIEVNPRVQVEHTITEMVTGFDIVQTQLMIAQGESLHGDVIHMPKQEDIKLLGYAIQSRVTSEDPANNFMPDTGKIMAYRSPGGFGVRLDGGNAYVGAEISPYYDSLLVKLSTHGMTFEQAAAKMVRNLNEFRIRGIKTNIPFLINVMKHQNFISGDYNTSFIDETPELFVFPKRKDRGTKLLNYIGDVTVNGFPGVGLKDKPISRSVRIPHDLPAEAKPGTKQILTELGPDGLADWIKRQPELLLTDTTMRDAHQSLLATRMRTQDILNIAEPTSKLMPELFSVEAWGGATFDVAYRFLSEDPWVRLMRLREKMPNVLIQMLLRGANAVGYKNYADNVIEKFVHEAAYAGVDVFRIFDSLNNIESIQLAIDATLPTGKVAEAAICYTGDLYDGSRPKYHLPYYVDLAKQLEASGAHILAIKDMAGLLKPESAYALVSALKDAVDLPIHLHTHDASGNGIFTYARATDAGVDIVDVAASSMSGMTSQPSGGSLIYALDHHERQPKVDVKHYEVISDYWQDVRHNYEPFESDMRAPHPSVYEHEMPGGQYSNLQQQAKAVGLGDRWGEVKAMYARVNMLFGDIVKVTPSSKVVGDMALFMVQHDLTEQDVVTRGHQLDFPDSVVEMMRGELGTPPGGFPADVQQAILKGEAPLDVRPGKLIKPYDFEAARTELFEKFERPVTDFELLAHALYPKVYDDYIKHTNTYGDVSVLDTLTFFYGLNVGETIQVEIETGKTLIIKLVQVSAANEDGIRLVSYEMNGVPREIEIKDVNVKSATTSRPKVDRSNPKQVGASMPGSVLKVLVEPGSRVHRGEQLLVTEAMKMETTVQAAQDGEIKAIHIKEGDTLQSDDLLIEFV, translated from the coding sequence ATGGGGGGATTTAGTTTGAAACCAATTACTAAGTTGCTTGTAGCCAACCGAGGCGAGATTGCCATCCGAGTATTCCGGGCGGCGTCAGAATTAGGGATGCGCACCGTCGCTGTCTATTCACAGGAAGATAGCGGGTCATTGCACCGCTTTAAAGCCGATGAGGCGTATTTGATCGGGCTTGATAAAAAGCCGATCGATGCGTATCTCGACATCGAAGACGTCATCCGGATCGCGAAACAGTCGGGGGCTGACGCGATCCATCCAGGATACGGATTCTTATCGGAAAACATTGACCTCGCCCGTCGCTGCCGCGAAGAAGGAATCATCTTCGTCGGCCCGAACGAATCGCATTTGCATGCGTTCGGGGACAAAGTCCGGGCGCGTCAAAGCGCGATCGCGGCCGGTCTTCCGGTCATCCCGGGATCTAACGGTCCGCTCACGTCTTACGAGGACGCGCTCGCCTTCGCGAACGAGCACGGCTTCCCGCTCATGGTCAAAGCCTCGATGGGGGGCGGCGGGCGCGGGATGCGCGTCATCCGTTCAGAAGCTGAGATGAAAGATTTGATCGAGCGGGCCAAGTCAGAAGCGAAGCAAGCGTTCGGTTCGGACGAAGTGTACATAGAAAAATTGGTCGAACGTCCGAAGCACATCGAGGTGCAAATTCTCGGGGACGACCACGGCAACATCATTCATTTGTTCGAGCGTGACTGTTCGGTCCAACGTCGTCACCAAAAAGTCGTCGAAGTCGCACCGTGTGTGACGTTGTCGGAACAGTCGCGGCAAGCGATCTGTGATGCGGCGGTCCAACTGATGCGTCACGTCGGATACATTAACGCCGGTACGGTCGAATTCCTCGTCACGGAAGACGAGTCGTTCTATTTCATCGAGGTCAACCCGCGTGTCCAAGTCGAGCATACGATCACCGAGATGGTGACCGGGTTCGATATCGTTCAAACGCAACTCATGATCGCGCAAGGGGAGTCGCTCCACGGCGACGTCATCCACATGCCGAAACAAGAAGACATCAAACTGCTCGGTTATGCGATTCAGTCCCGTGTCACGTCGGAAGACCCGGCCAACAACTTCATGCCGGACACAGGGAAAATCATGGCGTACCGTTCACCAGGCGGCTTCGGTGTCCGACTTGACGGCGGGAACGCGTATGTCGGGGCTGAGATTTCGCCATACTACGACTCACTCCTCGTCAAATTGTCGACGCACGGAATGACGTTCGAACAGGCGGCAGCGAAGATGGTGCGTAACTTGAACGAGTTCCGGATCCGTGGCATCAAGACGAACATCCCGTTTTTGATCAACGTGATGAAACATCAGAATTTCATTAGCGGCGATTACAACACGTCGTTCATCGATGAGACACCGGAACTGTTCGTCTTCCCGAAACGGAAAGACCGCGGGACGAAACTTCTGAACTATATCGGGGACGTCACCGTGAACGGCTTCCCAGGCGTCGGTTTGAAAGACAAGCCGATCAGCCGCTCGGTCCGCATCCCGCACGACCTCCCCGCCGAGGCGAAACCGGGAACGAAACAAATTTTGACGGAGCTCGGTCCGGACGGTCTTGCCGATTGGATCAAACGTCAGCCGGAGCTTCTCTTGACCGATACGACAATGCGTGACGCCCACCAGTCGCTGCTCGCGACACGGATGCGGACGCAAGACATTTTGAACATCGCCGAACCGACGAGCAAGCTCATGCCGGAGCTGTTCTCGGTCGAAGCGTGGGGCGGGGCGACGTTTGACGTCGCGTATCGCTTCTTGTCAGAAGACCCGTGGGTCCGACTCATGCGTCTCCGTGAGAAGATGCCGAACGTGTTGATTCAAATGCTCTTACGCGGGGCGAACGCCGTCGGCTATAAAAACTACGCGGACAACGTCATCGAGAAGTTTGTCCATGAAGCGGCATACGCCGGTGTCGACGTGTTCCGTATTTTCGATAGCTTGAACAACATCGAATCGATTCAACTCGCCATCGATGCGACACTGCCGACCGGGAAAGTCGCCGAGGCCGCCATCTGTTACACGGGCGACCTATATGACGGCAGCCGTCCGAAGTATCATTTGCCGTACTATGTCGACTTGGCGAAACAACTCGAGGCGAGCGGGGCCCATATTCTAGCGATCAAAGATATGGCCGGTCTGCTCAAGCCGGAATCCGCGTACGCACTCGTCTCGGCGTTAAAAGACGCCGTTGACTTACCGATTCACTTGCATACGCACGACGCTTCGGGGAACGGGATCTTCACGTACGCCCGGGCGACGGATGCGGGCGTCGATATCGTCGACGTCGCGGCGAGCTCGATGTCTGGCATGACGTCACAACCTTCGGGCGGCAGTTTGATTTATGCGCTCGACCACCACGAACGCCAGCCGAAAGTCGATGTGAAGCATTATGAGGTCATCAGCGACTACTGGCAAGACGTGCGTCACAACTACGAGCCGTTCGAGAGCGACATGCGCGCGCCGCACCCATCGGTGTATGAGCATGAGATGCCGGGTGGCCAGTATTCGAACTTGCAACAACAAGCGAAAGCGGTCGGTCTTGGCGACCGTTGGGGCGAAGTGAAGGCGATGTACGCCCGCGTCAACATGTTGTTCGGCGATATCGTCAAAGTGACGCCGTCGTCGAAAGTCGTCGGGGACATGGCACTCTTCATGGTCCAACACGATTTGACGGAGCAAGACGTCGTCACGCGCGGCCACCAGCTCGACTTCCCGGATTCGGTCGTCGAGATGATGCGCGGCGAACTCGGGACGCCTCCGGGCGGTTTCCCGGCTGATGTGCAACAAGCCATCTTGAAAGGGGAGGCACCGCTCGACGTCCGTCCAGGTAAACTGATCAAGCCGTACGACTTTGAAGCGGCACGGACCGAGTTGTTCGAGAAGTTCGAGCGTCCGGTCACGGACTTTGAGTTGCTCGCCCATGCGCTCTATCCGAAAGTGTACGACGATTACATTAAGCACACGAACACGTACGGTGATGTGTCGGTGCTCGATACGTTGACGTTCTTCTATGGATTGAATGTCGGCGAGACGATCCAAGTCGAAATCGAGACCGGAAAGACGCTCATCATCAAACTCGTTCAAGTGAGCGCGGCGAACGAGGACGGCATCCGTCTCGTCTCGTATGAGATGAACGGGGTGCCGCGTGAAATCGAAATCAAAGACGTCAACGTGAAGTCGGCGACGACGAGCCGTCCGAAAGTGGACCGGTCGAACCCGAAACAAGTCGGTGCGTCAATGCCGGGGTCGGTGTTGAAAGTACTCGTCGAGCCAGGCAGCCGGGTTCACCGCGGTGAACAACTACTCGTCACCGAGGCGATGAAGATGGAGACGACGGTTCAAGCGGCGCAAGACGGAGAAATCAAAGCGATCCATATTAAAGAAGGCGACACACTCCAAAGTGACGACTTGTTAATCGAGTTTGTATAA
- a CDS encoding PhoH family protein, whose amino-acid sequence MKKTYVLDTNVLLHDPLSLFQFDEHDVVIPAIVLEELDGKKRNMDEVGRNARETARVLDQLRTSGKLHDGVPLENGGRLFVEIGHEHTVDFPFDVMTNDNRILTVALGLMKQYEHDHNRKVVVVSKDILVRVKADAIGIEAEDYLTDHIVDTTNLYAGYREFEVDQSIIDEFYQVRQLPVSALSKNPLYPNSFVVLKSNVSKASALAVVDALQPIVRPLSLDAEHVWGIHPRNVQQRMALDLLLRDDIPFVTLLGKAGTGKTLLALAAGLSLVEDEHRFNKLVVARPVVPMGNDIGYLPGEMEEKLRPWMQPIYDNLEFLFNANSKDELGNILAGIKSIQLEALTYIRGRSMPDQFIIIDEAQNLTKHEIKTILTRVGENSKIVLVGDPYQIDHPYLDEYSNGLTYAVERFKGQNVFGHVQLIKGERSSLARLAADLL is encoded by the coding sequence ATGAAAAAAACATATGTGCTCGATACGAACGTACTGCTACACGATCCGCTATCATTATTCCAATTTGATGAGCACGATGTCGTCATCCCGGCGATCGTCTTAGAAGAGCTCGACGGGAAGAAACGCAACATGGACGAGGTCGGACGTAACGCCCGAGAGACGGCGCGTGTCCTTGACCAACTCCGGACGAGCGGTAAACTCCATGACGGGGTGCCGCTTGAGAACGGCGGCCGGTTGTTTGTCGAGATCGGACATGAGCATACGGTCGACTTCCCGTTCGACGTCATGACGAACGACAACCGTATCTTGACCGTCGCGCTTGGATTAATGAAACAATATGAGCACGACCATAACCGTAAAGTCGTCGTCGTCTCGAAAGATATACTCGTCCGTGTCAAAGCAGACGCCATCGGAATCGAGGCCGAGGACTATTTGACGGACCACATCGTTGATACGACAAACCTTTATGCCGGCTACCGGGAGTTCGAGGTCGACCAGTCGATCATCGACGAATTTTATCAAGTCCGGCAACTCCCGGTGTCGGCGCTGTCTAAAAATCCGCTCTACCCGAACTCGTTCGTCGTCTTGAAAAGCAACGTCTCGAAAGCGAGCGCGCTCGCTGTCGTTGACGCGTTGCAACCGATCGTCCGGCCGTTGTCGCTTGACGCCGAGCACGTCTGGGGCATCCATCCTCGAAACGTTCAGCAGCGGATGGCGCTCGATTTGTTGCTCCGTGACGATATCCCGTTCGTGACGCTTCTCGGCAAGGCGGGGACCGGAAAGACGTTGCTCGCGCTCGCGGCCGGTCTGTCGCTCGTCGAAGACGAGCATCGCTTCAACAAGCTCGTCGTCGCCCGGCCGGTCGTCCCTATGGGCAATGACATCGGCTACTTGCCGGGTGAGATGGAAGAAAAATTGCGGCCTTGGATGCAACCGATTTATGACAATTTAGAGTTTCTGTTCAACGCCAACTCAAAAGATGAACTCGGCAACATTTTGGCCGGCATCAAGTCGATTCAGCTCGAGGCGCTCACATACATTCGCGGGCGCAGCATGCCGGATCAGTTCATCATCATCGATGAAGCGCAAAACTTAACGAAACATGAAATCAAGACGATTTTGACCCGGGTCGGGGAGAACTCGAAAATCGTGCTCGTCGGGGACCCGTATCAAATCGACCATCCGTACTTGGATGAGTATTCGAACGGGTTGACGTACGCGGTCGAACGATTCAAAGGACAGAACGTGTTCGGTCACGTGCAACTCATCAAAGGAGAGCGTTCCTCGCTCGCCCGGTTGGCCGCCGACTTATTATAA
- a CDS encoding YlaN family protein, translated as MATNLAAVQREQALQLLEADAEKIRCLIEVQLENLKMPKCPLYEEVLDTHMFGLSRQIDFAVRLGLISDIEGKGLLDSLEHKLSALAEASEL; from the coding sequence GTGGCGACAAATTTGGCTGCAGTCCAGCGGGAGCAAGCGCTTCAATTACTTGAGGCCGATGCTGAAAAAATCCGTTGTCTAATCGAAGTGCAGTTAGAAAACCTAAAAATGCCGAAGTGCCCGCTTTATGAAGAGGTGCTTGATACACATATGTTCGGTCTATCACGCCAAATCGATTTCGCGGTCCGTCTCGGACTCATTTCAGACATTGAAGGTAAGGGACTGCTCGATTCATTGGAACACAAGCTATCTGCACTAGCGGAAGCTTCAGAATTATGA
- a CDS encoding DUF5325 family protein gives MQAMFVLIAIAVVAGFVGIGVGVAEGSAAIIIGSLALSAVATVFGINLRRRILTDRRP, from the coding sequence ATGCAAGCCATGTTCGTACTCATCGCCATCGCTGTCGTTGCCGGTTTTGTCGGCATCGGCGTCGGCGTCGCCGAAGGAAGTGCCGCCATCATTATCGGTAGTCTCGCTTTAAGTGCGGTCGCCACTGTATTTGGAATCAATTTGCGTCGCCGCATCCTCACAGATCGACGTCCATAA
- a CDS encoding YlaH-like family protein has protein sequence MKASQTMDITQIDVPWIASLLGVGTDPNDLSVGFNALIITVIVLTILVFKLGFAKQLTWWKSLVVYTLLALGAGTMALVFFTWPIPEVLAVMAVVLAIYRGRLWWNRRQGIESH, from the coding sequence TTGAAAGCTTCTCAAACGATGGACATCACACAAATTGACGTACCGTGGATCGCCTCGCTGTTAGGGGTCGGCACTGACCCGAATGATCTGTCAGTCGGGTTCAACGCGTTGATCATCACGGTCATTGTTTTGACGATCCTTGTGTTCAAACTAGGTTTTGCGAAACAGTTGACGTGGTGGAAGTCACTCGTCGTCTATACGTTGCTCGCACTTGGGGCCGGCACGATGGCGCTCGTCTTCTTCACATGGCCGATTCCAGAAGTGCTCGCCGTCATGGCCGTCGTCTTGGCGATTTATCGCGGACGCCTCTGGTGGAACCGCCGCCAAGGCATCGAATCACATTAA
- a CDS encoding multidrug efflux MFS transporter, with product MPLWKKNLMIVWLGSFLTAASMSLVLPFLPLFIEQLGVTDPDHVVTWSAIAFGATFLVAALVSPLWGRLADQKGRKLMLIRASLGMAVVMTLISFVQDVYQLVGLRLVMGAVSGFISAGITLVVSQTPKEKSGWALGTLSTGSITGGLLGPLIGGLLADWIGLRSVFLFTGSALFVTFLITLLFIKEDFVPVARERLDSTKSIIRSVRHPQLILSLFLTTFLITFSTQSIGPLLTLYVRELNPYTTSLAFLAGLVASAPGVAALVSAPRLGQLSDRYGAERILFWALIIYSTLLIPQAFVTSTTQLVLLRFGLGFATAALMPSVQSLLRQHTPSYATGRIFSYNQSAQFMGNLLGPLFGSQIVVHFGFSALFVVTGLIMLTNAFLEKSNVQVLHPKPK from the coding sequence GTGCCACTGTGGAAAAAGAATTTAATGATTGTTTGGCTCGGGAGCTTTTTGACGGCGGCCTCGATGAGCCTCGTGTTGCCGTTCTTGCCGCTCTTTATCGAACAGCTCGGCGTGACCGACCCCGACCACGTCGTCACGTGGTCGGCGATCGCATTCGGAGCCACGTTCCTCGTCGCCGCTCTCGTCTCCCCGCTTTGGGGTCGCCTCGCTGATCAAAAAGGCCGCAAGCTCATGCTCATCCGGGCCAGCCTCGGAATGGCCGTCGTCATGACGCTCATCAGCTTCGTCCAAGACGTTTACCAACTCGTCGGGCTCCGGCTCGTCATGGGCGCCGTCTCTGGCTTCATCTCAGCCGGGATCACGCTCGTCGTCTCACAAACACCAAAAGAGAAAAGTGGCTGGGCGCTCGGCACCTTGTCGACCGGTAGCATTACCGGTGGCCTCCTCGGTCCATTGATTGGAGGATTACTCGCTGACTGGATTGGGCTTCGATCCGTTTTTCTCTTTACCGGGAGCGCACTCTTTGTGACGTTCTTGATCACACTCTTGTTCATCAAAGAGGATTTCGTTCCGGTGGCGCGCGAACGACTCGATTCAACGAAGTCGATCATTCGTTCGGTCCGCCATCCCCAGCTCATCCTCAGCTTGTTTTTGACGACATTTTTAATCACGTTCTCGACACAGTCGATCGGACCGCTGTTGACGCTTTACGTTCGTGAACTGAATCCGTACACGACATCGCTCGCTTTCCTTGCGGGTCTCGTCGCATCGGCCCCAGGCGTCGCCGCGCTCGTCTCAGCCCCGCGGCTCGGTCAACTGTCCGACCGCTACGGGGCGGAACGAATCTTGTTTTGGGCGCTCATCATCTATAGCACGTTGCTGATCCCGCAAGCGTTCGTGACGTCGACGACTCAGCTCGTCTTGCTCCGGTTCGGCCTCGGTTTTGCGACCGCCGCCCTCATGCCATCGGTGCAGTCGCTCCTGCGTCAACATACACCTAGCTACGCGACAGGCCGGATCTTCTCGTATAACCAGTCGGCCCAGTTCATGGGCAACCTGCTCGGTCCGCTGTTCGGTTCCCAAATCGTCGTCCATTTCGGATTTTCGGCACTGTTCGTCGTGACCGGGCTTATCATGCTCACGAACGCCTTTTTAGAAAAATCGAACGTCCAAGTGTTGCATCCGAAACCTAAATAA
- a CDS encoding YlaI family protein, with amino-acid sequence MRVKCSLCDKVETIDSWSFEAKRLRNKPAKTYMCQTCQERISERTAERNATGHFNLYPSFRQKRRW; translated from the coding sequence ATGCGCGTAAAGTGCTCTCTTTGTGACAAAGTCGAAACGATTGACTCGTGGTCGTTCGAAGCGAAACGACTTCGCAACAAACCGGCCAAAACGTATATGTGCCAAACGTGCCAAGAACGTATTTCCGAACGAACGGCAGAGCGGAATGCGACCGGTCACTTCAACTTATATCCATCGTTCCGCCAAAAGCGGAGATGGTAA
- the typA gene encoding translational GTPase TypA, translating to MNVRTNLRNVAIIAHVDHGKTTLVDELLKQSGTFRTNEMVAERAMDSNDIERERGITILAKNTAIDYKDTRINIVDTPGHADFGGEVERIMRMVDGVILVVDAREGCMPQTRFVLKKALDQGLRPIVVVNKIDKPMVRPLDVVDEVVDLLIDLGADEDQLEFPVVYTSAVSGSSSFDPDPEKQEETITYVLDTILENTPAPIDNSDEPLQFQVTMLDYDNYLGRIGVGRVFRGKIKVGESVSLCKTDGSIKQLRVTKLFGYFGLKRVEIEEAKAGDLIAIAGMEDINVGETVTPVGKEEPLPLLRIDEPTLQMRFMTNNSPFAGREGDFVTARKIEERLMKQLETDVSLRVENTDSPDQWVVSGRGELHLGILIENMRREGYELQVSKPQVIIREDEDGTKIEPFERVIIDVPEEYTGSVMESIGLRKGELANMNTNDNGQTRMEFIVPSRGLIGYRNEFLSATRGYGILNHTFEEYRPFISADIGGRRSGVMVCIEPGKSTAYSIGALEDRGTIFIEPGTDVYEGMIIGECNRDVDLAINAVKGKQLTNMRASSKDSTQVLKRPRVFSLEESLTFLNDDEYCEITPESIRLRKKVLNKNEREKADKRRKLGKE from the coding sequence ATGAACGTAAGAACAAACCTTCGGAACGTCGCGATCATCGCCCACGTTGACCACGGTAAAACAACGCTAGTCGATGAATTGTTGAAACAGTCTGGTACATTCCGGACGAATGAAATGGTCGCAGAACGCGCCATGGACTCGAACGATATCGAACGTGAGCGCGGAATCACGATTCTCGCGAAAAACACGGCAATCGATTATAAAGACACGCGCATCAACATCGTTGATACGCCAGGTCACGCCGATTTCGGTGGAGAAGTAGAGCGAATCATGCGTATGGTTGACGGCGTAATCCTCGTCGTCGATGCACGTGAAGGTTGCATGCCGCAAACACGTTTCGTATTGAAGAAAGCACTCGACCAAGGTCTCCGTCCAATCGTTGTCGTTAACAAAATCGACAAGCCGATGGTCCGCCCACTCGACGTTGTCGACGAAGTCGTCGACTTGTTGATCGACCTTGGAGCAGATGAAGATCAACTTGAATTCCCTGTCGTCTACACGTCAGCAGTCAGCGGTTCAAGTTCGTTCGATCCTGATCCAGAGAAGCAAGAAGAAACGATTACGTACGTGCTCGATACGATTCTTGAGAACACACCGGCGCCAATCGATAACTCGGATGAGCCGCTTCAGTTCCAAGTGACGATGCTCGACTATGACAACTACCTCGGTCGAATCGGTGTTGGCCGCGTGTTCCGTGGAAAAATCAAAGTCGGCGAGTCAGTGTCACTTTGCAAAACGGACGGATCGATCAAACAACTTCGTGTCACGAAATTGTTCGGTTACTTCGGCCTCAAGCGTGTTGAAATCGAAGAAGCTAAAGCGGGTGACTTGATCGCCATCGCCGGGATGGAAGACATCAACGTTGGTGAGACGGTCACGCCGGTCGGTAAAGAAGAGCCACTTCCGCTCCTTCGCATCGACGAGCCGACGCTTCAAATGCGTTTCATGACAAACAACTCACCGTTCGCAGGACGCGAAGGCGATTTCGTGACAGCACGTAAAATCGAAGAGCGTTTGATGAAACAACTGGAGACGGACGTTTCACTCCGTGTCGAAAATACAGATTCACCTGACCAATGGGTCGTTTCAGGACGCGGTGAGCTTCACCTCGGGATCTTGATCGAGAACATGCGTCGTGAAGGCTACGAGCTTCAAGTTTCGAAACCACAAGTTATCATCCGTGAAGACGAAGATGGTACGAAAATCGAGCCGTTCGAACGCGTCATCATCGACGTGCCGGAAGAGTACACTGGTTCAGTCATGGAATCGATCGGTCTCCGTAAAGGTGAACTTGCGAACATGAACACGAACGACAACGGTCAGACGCGTATGGAATTCATCGTTCCGTCACGTGGTCTCATCGGATACCGTAACGAATTCTTGTCAGCGACACGCGGATACGGAATCTTGAACCACACGTTCGAAGAGTACCGTCCGTTCATCTCTGCTGATATCGGTGGCCGCCGCAGTGGAGTCATGGTTTGTATCGAGCCTGGTAAGTCAACGGCTTACTCGATCGGTGCCCTTGAAGACCGTGGGACGATCTTCATCGAGCCAGGTACGGACGTTTACGAGGGAATGATCATCGGTGAATGCAACCGTGACGTCGATCTCGCAATCAACGCCGTCAAAGGGAAACAATTGACGAACATGCGCGCGTCTTCTAAAGACTCGACTCAAGTGTTGAAGCGCCCACGCGTCTTCTCGCTTGAAGAATCGCTCACGTTCTTGAACGATGACGAGTACTGTGAAATCACACCGGAGTCGATTCGTCTCCGTAAAAAAGTCTTGAACAAGAACGAACGCGAGAAAGCAGACAAGCGTCGTAAACTTGGTAAAGAATAA
- a CDS encoding FtsW/RodA/SpoVE family cell cycle protein codes for MKTRFQYFDFTLFIAVLMLVGLSSVMIYSASVWNRGDYANSSLFYRQLIYVGIGIFAYLIATMFRYENFRKTHILYGLYFVTVVLLFVTWAMPPLNGARAWLVVGGFTMQPVEIAKFALILLLANYYHQLWNDELKGLPGRIGRAAIVKKGWRAQVGAFFLIPSIYFFLPYAIAINGQPDHGGLFVLGAIMFMIWLAVGAPLRIIVPAILAGIGFVYVMYTFFFTENQVSRINVVFNPFMDPEGYGHQLLMSIISIVHGGLTGVGLGNSYQKYGYLPEPETDYIMSIIAEELGFIGVLVVLALLFFIAFRAINIANHTDNHFAMFVSFGIAAQLMVQTAINIGAMSGWFPGTGVTLPLVSYGGTSLVMTMGILGVLSSISMRNRHREATRRAEVREKSEENVQSSSLHVVR; via the coding sequence ATGAAAACGAGATTTCAGTATTTTGATTTTACGTTGTTTATCGCCGTACTCATGCTCGTCGGGCTCAGCTCGGTCATGATTTACAGTGCGAGCGTATGGAATCGTGGGGACTATGCGAACAGCAGCCTGTTCTACCGACAGCTCATCTATGTCGGGATTGGGATTTTCGCCTATTTGATCGCGACAATGTTCCGCTACGAAAATTTCCGCAAAACCCACATCTTGTACGGTCTCTATTTTGTTACGGTCGTGCTCTTGTTCGTGACGTGGGCGATGCCGCCGCTTAACGGCGCAAGAGCCTGGCTCGTCGTCGGCGGATTCACGATGCAACCGGTCGAGATCGCCAAGTTCGCGCTCATCTTGCTCTTGGCGAACTATTATCACCAACTGTGGAACGATGAATTGAAAGGATTGCCTGGACGGATCGGACGGGCGGCCATCGTGAAGAAAGGGTGGCGGGCCCAAGTCGGGGCATTCTTCTTGATCCCGTCGATCTATTTCTTTCTCCCATACGCCATCGCCATCAACGGCCAGCCGGACCACGGTGGGTTATTCGTCCTCGGAGCGATCATGTTCATGATTTGGCTCGCAGTCGGTGCGCCGCTGCGTATCATCGTCCCGGCGATCCTTGCCGGAATCGGGTTCGTGTACGTGATGTACACATTCTTCTTCACAGAGAATCAAGTCAGTCGAATCAATGTCGTGTTCAACCCGTTCATGGACCCGGAAGGATACGGGCATCAGCTGCTCATGTCCATCATCTCCATCGTCCATGGCGGATTGACCGGTGTCGGACTCGGGAATAGTTATCAGAAATACGGATACTTACCTGAACCGGAGACGGATTACATCATGTCCATCATCGCCGAAGAATTAGGCTTTATCGGCGTTCTCGTCGTGCTCGCTTTGCTCTTCTTCATCGCGTTTCGCGCCATCAACATCGCCAACCATACGGACAATCACTTTGCGATGTTCGTCTCGTTCGGTATCGCGGCCCAATTGATGGTGCAAACCGCCATCAACATCGGGGCGATGTCGGGTTGGTTCCCTGGGACAGGGGTGACGCTCCCACTCGTCAGTTACGGCGGGACATCGCTCGTCATGACGATGGGTATACTCGGCGTGCTCAGTAGCATCTCGATGCGAAATCGGCACCGGGAAGCGACGAGACGCGCGGAAGTCCGGGAGAAGTCAGAAGAAAATGTTCAAAGCTCATCTTTGCATGTCGTAAGGTAA